A single Metarhizium brunneum chromosome 5, complete sequence DNA region contains:
- the LE14B gene encoding LEC14B protein — protein MDLNDPDRNSDSSDPSQQPDPDEGSAGDTASWYYDLDDTADDDDPDYRDEPDEDDDEDDDFQDALTHEVELEFIIGGGGDDDGEEDEDGHDEDEDNDDDDDDDANDAVRHIMSLFREGGGSGLLTRTQLMALLRNRDLTNVLFSDNAEDEGILSHWGIRRRRQPKDPNRFPKVPSEEGLQLMRAGAFGTNDYELRMRKHIARRMLERELGVGDDEERRRNGDLITQAMIPGTRTEQIIHYDDPVYSGQFSDDGNFFYSCCQDFKVRMYDTSNPYNWKHYKTVSYPWGQWTLTDASLSPDNRWLAYTSIQSMVSIAPTDPNDTGDPYTLELDDGRGRPTQWGWRNRGGFGIWSIRFSGDGRELVAGTSSNSLVVYDIESRQVLHHVDGHDDHVNAVCFADKSSPHVLYSGSDDATIKVWDRRSMGDGREAGAFVGHIEGLTYIDSKGDGRYILSNGKDQSMKLWDLRMVMSTNRFRETEPAQYSNTSGFDYRRELYDDEDWDVHPHDNSVVTFRGHKVLRTLIRCHFSPPSATNSRYVYSGSADGKAYIWNMDATLAGKIDVKKATMGTRRVDRHTRLYFEEPTGWGTCVRDASWHPSAPVMVASAWNGYSMARGTCTLHAFNESSDDEGEPEMRRSVDAMLRPNPDVYQMSNY, from the exons ATGGATCTGAATGATCCTGATCGGAACTCAGATTCCTCAGATCCGTCTCAGCAACCTGATCCAGACGAGGGCAGTGCTGGGGATACAGCCAGCTGGTACTATGATTTAGACGATACggcagatgatgacgatCCGGACTACAGAGATGAacccgacgaggacgatgacgaagatgacgatTTTCAAG ATGCATTGACTCATGAGGTAGAGCTTGAATTTATTattggaggaggcggcgatgacgatggagaggaagatgaggacgggcatgatgaagatgaggataacgacgacgacgacgacgacgacgcgaATGATGCGGTTCGACACATCATGTCTCTCTTTAGAG AAGGCGGAGGATCGGGATTGCTCACGAGAACTCAACTCATGGCCCTCTTGCGGAATCGTGACCTCACCAATGTCCTCTTCAGTGAcaacgccgaggacgaaggCATCCTAAGTCACTGGGGGATCCGTAGACGCCGTCAGCCCAAGGATCCTAATCGGTTTCCAAAAGTACCCAGTGAAGAAGGACTCCAGCTCATGCGTGCTGGTGCTTTTGGTACAAACGACTACGAGCTCCGCATGCGAAAGCACATTGCTAGGCGCATGTTGGAGAGAGAGCTTGGCGTCGGGGACGACGAAGAAAGACGACGAAATGGCGACTTGATAACTCAG GCAATGATACCGGGAACGAGGACCGAACAGATCATTCACTACGACGACCCAGTCTACTCTGGGCAGTTCTCCGATGATGGCAACTTCTTCTATTCATGCTGCCAGGACTTCAAGGTTCGCATGTATGACACATCCAACCCATACAACTGGAAACATTACAAGACAGTTTCGTATCCCTGGGGCCAATGGACTTTGACCGACGCATCGCTCAGCCCAGACAACCGCTGGCTGGCATACACATCCATCCAGAGCATGGTGTCAATCGCCCCAACCGACCCGAATGACACTGGAGACCCCTATACTCTGGAATTGGACGATGGCCGCGGCAGACCGACCCAATGGGGTTGGAGAAACCGCGGAGGGTTCGGTATTTGGTCTATTCGGTTTTCAGGCGACGGACGAGAGCTCGTCGCGGGCACGAGCTCGAACTCGCTTGTGGTATATGACATCGAGTCGCGTCAAGTCCTACATCATGTCGACGGACACGATGACCATGTAAATGCTGTCTGCTTTGCAGACAAGTCTTCACCACACGTTCTATACTCTGGCTCTGACGACGCCACGATAAAGGTGTGGGATCGGAGAAGTATGGGAGACGGGCGAGAAGCCGGCGCGTTTGTCGGTCACATCGAGGGCTTGACGTACATTGATAGTAAAGGCGACGGACGATATATTCTGAGCAACGGAAAGGATCAGAGCATGAAACTGTGGGATCTGCGAATGGTCATGTCTACCAACCGGTTTCGGGAAACCGAACCGGCCCAGTACAGCAACACTAGTGGTTTCGATTATCGCAGAGAATTATACGATGACGAGGATTGGGACGTACATCCTCACGACAACTCTGTCGTGACTTTCAGGGGCCACAAGGTCTTGCGAACTTTGATTAGATGCCACTTCTCGCCGCCTTCTGCGACCAACTCTCGATATGTGTACTCGGGTAGCGCCGATGGGAAAGCCTACATTTGGAACATGGACGCGACTCTGGCGGGCAAGATCGATGTCAAGAAGGCGACAATGGGGACGCGCCGCGTGGACCGCCATACACGACTGTATTTCGAGGAACCTACTGGTTGGGGCACGTGTGTGCGTGATGCAAGTTGGCATCCGAGTGCTCCTGTCATGGTCG CGTCGGCCTGGAATGGGTACAGCATGGCTCGGGGTACGTGCACTTTGCATGCATTTAATGAGTCTTCTGATGACGAGGGAGAGCCTGAGATGCGCCGGAGCGTGGACGCCATGTTGAGGCCTAATCCAGATGTATACCAAATGTCAAACTACTAA
- the set11_1 gene encoding Ribosomal lysine N-methyltransferase set11, translating to MQEIERLLNWAEIKGVTINGIGPKPLPGRGIGIVATRALKTGEDILTVPLNMLRTLKNTPQPILHSLKGSTVHAILATSLCLETDPEFATWRAVFPTEDDIRTCMPLSWPSELQHLLPPNAKALLAKQKTKFDTDWALVTAAHPSISRTQFLYSWHLVNSRTFYHVTRATEKLPKADHMVLQPVADLFNHSPDGCKVAFDDASFTITTTHPVEQGDELFIRYGSHSNDFLLVEYGFTLPGATNPWDEICLDDHLCPLFTKRQKAELEETGFWGRYMLDSETACYRTHTALRMLCCSYTQWRDVLDGLRDEDVDRDAVNDKLVQVLRACDKDLRSKLTELERCTAGNEVSRSALRERWLQMGELVTATIVRLQ from the exons ATGCAGGAAATCGAGCGCCTGCTCAACTGGGCAGAGATAAAGGGCGTAACCATCAACGGAATCGGCCCTAAACCGCTTCCAGGCCGTGGTATAGGTATCGTCGCAACTCGCGCCTTGAAG ACCGGCGAAGACATCCTCACAGTCCCATTGAACATGCTCAGGACTCTAAAAAACACACCCCAACCCATCCTCCACAGCCTCAAAGGGTCAACCGTCcacgccatcctcgccacATCCCTCTGTCTAGAAACCGACCCCGAATTCGCCACATGGAGAGCCGTATTCCCCACAGAAGACGACATCAGGACCTGCATGCCGCTGAGCTGGCCCTCAGAGCTACAGCATCTCTTGCCTCCCAACGCAAAAGCTCTCCTTGCCAAGCAAAAGACCAAGTTTGACACGGACTGGGCCCTCGTCACGGCCGCGCACCCCTCCATATCCAGGACCCAATTTCTCTACTCGTGGCACCTAGTCAACAGCCGAACATTCTACCACGTCACCCGGGCGACTGAGAAGCTCCCCAAGGCAGACCACATGGTTCTCCAGCCCGTCGCCGATCTGTTCAACCACTCGCCCGACGGGTGTAAAGTTGCCTTTGACGATGCCTCATTCACCATCACCACGACGCACCCAGTCGAGCAGGGCGACGAGCTGTTTATCCGGTACGGCTCGCACTCCAATGACTTCCTGCTGGTGGAATACGGCTTCACGCTGCCGGGGGCCACGAACCCCTGGGACGAGATCTGCCTAGACGACCACCTGTGTCCGCTGTTTACGAAGAGACAGAAAGCGGAGCTGGAAGAGACCGGCTTCTGGGGCAGGTACATGCTCGACTCGGAAACGGCCTGCTACAGGACGCACACGGCGCTGCGCATGCTGTGCTGCTCGTATACCCAGTGGAGAGACGTGCTCGACGGCTTGAGGGACGAGGATGTGGACCGGGACGCTGTCAACGACAAGCTGGTGCAGGTTTTGAGGGCGTGCGACAAGGACCTGAGGAGCAAATTGACTGAGCTGGAGCGGTGTACTGCCGGGAACGAGGTTTCTAGGAGTGCTTTGAGAGAGAGGTGGTTGCAGATGGGTGAACTGGTTACCGCCACCATAGTGAGACTGCAATAA